Proteins encoded by one window of Streptomyces clavuligerus:
- the moaA gene encoding GTP 3',8-cyclase MoaA → MLVDTYGRVATDLRVSLTDRCNLRCSYCMPEEGLQWLTRPELLTDDEIVRLIGLAVTRLGVTEVRFTGGEPLLRPGLTGIVERCAALTPRPRLSLTTNAIGLARTAAALRAAGLDRVNVSLDTLRPEVFQRLTRRDRHHDVLRGLEAARAAGLTPVKINTVLMPGLNEDEAPELLSWAIDGGYELRFIEQMPLDAQHGWRREGMITAADVLRSLRTRFTLTPEGAEARGAAPAERWLVDGGPHRVGVIASVTRPFCAACDRTRLTADGQIRNCLFAREETDLRTALRSGADDEEIAELWRAAMRGKKPGSGLDDPSFLQPDRPMSAIGG, encoded by the coding sequence GTGCTCGTCGACACCTACGGCCGGGTCGCCACAGACCTGCGTGTCTCGCTCACCGACCGGTGCAATCTCCGCTGCTCCTACTGCATGCCCGAAGAAGGGCTCCAGTGGCTCACCAGGCCCGAGCTGCTCACCGACGACGAGATCGTCCGGCTGATCGGGCTGGCCGTCACCCGTCTCGGCGTCACCGAGGTCCGCTTCACCGGCGGGGAGCCGCTGCTCCGCCCCGGCCTCACCGGCATCGTGGAGCGCTGTGCCGCGCTCACCCCCCGCCCCCGGCTCTCCCTCACCACCAACGCCATCGGGCTCGCCCGCACCGCCGCCGCGCTGCGCGCCGCCGGGCTCGACCGCGTCAATGTCTCCCTCGACACCCTGCGGCCCGAGGTCTTCCAGCGGCTCACCCGCCGGGACCGCCATCACGACGTGCTGCGCGGCCTCGAAGCCGCCCGCGCCGCCGGGCTGACCCCCGTCAAGATCAATACCGTGCTGATGCCCGGGCTCAACGAGGACGAGGCCCCCGAGCTGCTGTCCTGGGCCATCGACGGGGGGTACGAGCTGCGCTTCATCGAGCAGATGCCGCTGGACGCCCAGCACGGCTGGCGGCGCGAGGGAATGATCACCGCGGCGGATGTGCTGCGGTCCCTGCGCACCCGTTTCACCCTCACCCCCGAGGGCGCAGAGGCCCGTGGAGCGGCCCCCGCCGAGCGCTGGCTCGTCGACGGCGGGCCCCACCGGGTCGGCGTGATCGCCTCCGTCACCCGGCCGTTCTGCGCCGCCTGCGACCGCACCCGGCTCACCGCCGACGGCCAGATACGCAACTGCCTGTTCGCCCGGGAGGAGACGGATCTGCGGACGGCGCTGCGCTCCGGCGCCGACGACGAGGAGATCGCCGAGCTGTGGCGGGCGGCGATGCGGGGCAAGAAGCCGGGCTCGGGCCTGGACGACCCGTCGTTCCTCCAGCCGGACCGGCCGATGTCGGCGATCGGCGGCTGA
- a CDS encoding S8 family peptidase, producing the protein MALAGTGRQRALALPVGLALTASLGFLTPAAATAAPAEAVAAPVTSTVGPKLSYVVNVKGGPYTAKTVKKAIANAGGSIVIAYDQIGVIVVHSQNPDFATAIRRVDGVVSAGATRTAPIAPAADTAIDSQRPLTSAEAEAAAARAGEGEDPLAPLLWGLPAIKADQAHKKTLGSKRVTVAVIDTGVDDTHPDLQANFDRRSSANCVSGKPDTTEGAWRPAPGESPHGTHVAGTIAAAKNDIGVVGVAPGVKVSGIKVSTPAGFFYTEAVVCAFIWAAEKGAEVTNSSFYVDPWLFNCKNDPDQLALVEAVQRATRYAERKGSVNVAAAGNSSMDLASAQLTDVSSPNDSTPGTRSIDPSECLDIPTQLPGVVTTSSLGAKGLKSSFSNHGNGVVDISAPGGDRTAFQKPDAPAADGRILSTGMNGEYIYMAGTSMASPHVAGVAALVKSKHPYASPAAVKALLYAQADDRECTNPYDINNDGKIDAVCEGDKAKNGFYGTGVVDALDAVRR; encoded by the coding sequence ATGGCTCTTGCGGGAACCGGACGGCAGCGCGCACTCGCTCTGCCTGTCGGTCTGGCGCTGACCGCCTCGCTCGGCTTCCTCACCCCGGCGGCGGCGACCGCGGCGCCCGCCGAGGCCGTAGCCGCCCCGGTGACATCCACCGTGGGACCGAAGCTGTCCTATGTGGTGAATGTGAAGGGTGGGCCGTATACCGCGAAGACGGTGAAGAAGGCGATAGCCAACGCCGGCGGCTCCATCGTGATCGCCTACGACCAGATAGGCGTGATCGTCGTCCACTCGCAGAACCCGGATTTCGCCACGGCGATCCGCCGGGTCGACGGTGTCGTCTCCGCCGGTGCCACGCGGACGGCGCCGATCGCCCCGGCCGCCGACACCGCCATCGACTCGCAGCGCCCGCTGACCTCCGCGGAGGCCGAGGCCGCCGCCGCGCGGGCCGGTGAGGGCGAGGACCCGCTGGCCCCGCTGCTGTGGGGACTTCCGGCGATCAAGGCCGACCAGGCCCACAAGAAGACCCTGGGCAGCAAGAGGGTCACGGTCGCCGTGATCGACACCGGTGTCGACGACACCCACCCCGACCTCCAGGCCAACTTCGACCGGCGGTCCTCGGCGAACTGCGTCAGCGGCAAGCCGGACACCACCGAGGGGGCCTGGCGCCCCGCCCCGGGCGAGAGCCCCCACGGCACGCATGTCGCGGGCACCATCGCCGCCGCGAAGAACGACATCGGCGTCGTCGGCGTCGCCCCGGGCGTCAAGGTCTCCGGCATCAAGGTCTCCACCCCGGCCGGCTTCTTCTACACGGAGGCGGTCGTCTGCGCCTTCATCTGGGCCGCCGAGAAGGGCGCCGAGGTCACCAACAGCAGCTTCTACGTGGACCCGTGGCTGTTCAACTGCAAGAACGACCCGGACCAGCTCGCCCTGGTGGAGGCCGTGCAGCGGGCCACCCGCTACGCCGAGCGCAAGGGCTCGGTCAATGTCGCGGCGGCCGGCAACAGCTCCATGGACCTGGCGTCCGCGCAGCTGACCGACGTCAGCAGCCCGAACGACTCCACCCCCGGCACCCGCTCCATCGACCCCAGTGAGTGCCTGGACATCCCGACCCAGCTCCCCGGTGTCGTCACCACCTCCTCGCTGGGCGCGAAGGGGCTGAAGTCCTCGTTCTCCAACCACGGCAACGGCGTGGTCGACATCTCCGCGCCGGGCGGCGACCGCACGGCCTTCCAGAAGCCGGACGCCCCGGCGGCCGACGGCCGGATTCTCTCCACCGGCATGAACGGCGAGTACATCTACATGGCCGGCACCTCGATGGCGTCGCCGCACGTCGCGGGCGTCGCCGCGCTCGTCAAGTCGAAGCACCCGTACGCCTCCCCGGCCGCGGTGAAGGCCCTGCTGTACGCACAGGCCGACGACCGTGAGTGCACCAACCCGTACGACATCAACAACGACGGCAAGATCGACGCCGTCTGCGAGGGCGACAAGGCCAAGAACGGCTTCTACGGCACCGGTGTCGTGGACGCGCTGGACGCGGTGCGGCGCTGA
- a CDS encoding solute symporter family protein, whose translation MTATDLPAAWEAAGHLAAESATTEHRPLIITLFAAFVVATLGITIWAGRQTKSAADFYAGGGQFTGFQNGLAISGDYMSAASFLGIAGAIAIFGYDGFLYSIGFLVAWLVALLLVAEPLRNSGRFTMGDVLAYRMRQRPVRTAAGTSTIVVSIFYLLAQMAGAGVLVSLLLGITSDSGKVLIVALVGVLMILYVTIGGMKGTTWVQMVKAVLLIAGTLLITFMVLLKFNFNISELLGTAAEKSGKGAAFLEPGLKYGATETSKLDFISLGIALVLGTAGLPHILIRFYTVPTAKAARKSVNWAIGIIGAFYLMTIALGFGAAAVVGPEEITASNKAGNTAAPLLALHIGGTDSTGGAILLAVISAVAFATILAVVAGLTLASSSSFAHDIYANVIRRGKATEKEEMRAARWATVAIGVVSIALGALARDLNVAGLVALAFAVAASANLPTILYSLFWKRFTTQGALWSIYGGLTASVVLVLFSPVVSGKPTSMFKDLDFYWFPLENPGLVSIPLGFFLGWLGSVLSKEKPDRGKYAELEVKSLTGVGTGGSTAVH comes from the coding sequence CTGACGGCGACGGACCTCCCGGCGGCTTGGGAGGCCGCCGGGCACCTCGCCGCCGAGAGCGCCACCACGGAGCACCGGCCCCTGATCATCACCCTGTTCGCGGCCTTTGTCGTGGCCACCCTCGGCATCACGATCTGGGCGGGCCGGCAGACCAAGAGCGCCGCCGACTTCTACGCGGGTGGAGGCCAGTTCACCGGCTTCCAGAACGGTCTGGCGATCTCGGGCGACTACATGTCGGCGGCGTCCTTCCTCGGCATCGCCGGAGCCATCGCCATCTTCGGCTACGACGGCTTCCTCTACTCCATCGGCTTCCTCGTCGCCTGGCTGGTGGCGCTGCTGCTGGTCGCCGAACCCCTTCGCAACTCCGGCCGGTTCACCATGGGCGACGTCCTCGCCTACCGGATGCGCCAGCGGCCCGTCCGCACCGCCGCCGGGACCTCCACCATCGTCGTCTCCATCTTCTATCTGCTGGCGCAGATGGCGGGCGCCGGTGTGCTGGTCTCCCTCCTCCTCGGCATCACCAGCGACAGCGGCAAGGTCCTCATCGTCGCCCTGGTCGGCGTGCTGATGATCCTCTACGTCACCATCGGCGGGATGAAGGGCACCACCTGGGTGCAGATGGTCAAGGCGGTGCTGCTCATCGCCGGTACCCTCCTCATCACCTTCATGGTGCTGCTGAAGTTCAACTTCAATATCTCGGAGCTGCTCGGCACCGCGGCCGAGAAGAGCGGCAAGGGCGCGGCCTTCCTGGAGCCCGGGCTCAAGTACGGCGCCACCGAGACCTCCAAGCTGGACTTCATCTCGCTCGGCATCGCCCTGGTGCTCGGCACCGCGGGCCTCCCGCACATCCTGATCCGCTTCTACACCGTGCCCACCGCCAAGGCCGCCCGGAAGTCCGTCAACTGGGCCATCGGCATCATCGGCGCGTTCTACCTCATGACGATCGCCCTCGGCTTCGGCGCCGCGGCCGTGGTCGGACCCGAGGAGATCACCGCGTCCAACAAGGCGGGCAACACCGCGGCGCCCCTGCTCGCCCTGCACATCGGAGGGACTGATTCCACGGGTGGCGCGATCCTGCTCGCGGTGATCTCCGCCGTCGCCTTCGCCACCATCCTCGCGGTGGTCGCGGGCCTCACCCTCGCCTCGTCCTCGTCCTTCGCGCATGACATCTACGCCAATGTCATCAGAAGGGGGAAGGCCACCGAGAAGGAGGAGATGCGGGCCGCCCGCTGGGCCACCGTCGCCATCGGTGTCGTATCCATCGCCCTCGGCGCGCTCGCCCGCGATCTGAATGTCGCCGGACTCGTCGCCCTGGCCTTCGCCGTCGCCGCGTCCGCCAATCTGCCCACCATCCTCTACAGCCTCTTCTGGAAGCGCTTCACCACCCAGGGCGCGCTCTGGTCCATCTACGGCGGTCTGACGGCCTCCGTGGTCCTGGTCCTCTTCTCCCCGGTCGTCTCCGGGAAGCCCACCTCGATGTTCAAGGACCTCGACTTCTACTGGTTCCCGCTGGAGAACCCCGGCCTTGTCTCCATCCCGCTGGGCTTCTTCCTCGGCTGGCTCGGCTCCGTCCTCTCCAAGGAGAAGCCGGACCGGGGCAAGTACGCGGAGCTGGAGGTCAAGTCCCTCACCGGCGTCGGCACCGGCGGCAGCACCGCCGTCCACTGA
- a CDS encoding GlsB/YeaQ/YmgE family stress response membrane protein has translation MGWLWAIIVGFVLGLIAKLILPGKQHLPLWLATICGIGGAVLGNWLAAGLGVAETPGIDWSRHAFQLVAAVILVFLGDRAWIAMKGRQRA, from the coding sequence ATGGGCTGGTTGTGGGCGATCATCGTGGGATTTGTGCTGGGCCTGATCGCGAAGTTGATTCTGCCCGGAAAGCAGCACCTTCCCCTGTGGCTCGCCACCATCTGCGGTATCGGTGGCGCGGTCCTCGGCAACTGGCTCGCGGCGGGCCTCGGGGTCGCCGAGACCCCGGGCATCGACTGGAGCCGCCACGCCTTCCAGCTCGTCGCCGCGGTCATCCTGGTCTTCCTCGGCGACCGTGCCTGGATCGCGATGAAGGGTAGACAGCGCGCCTGA
- a CDS encoding DUF3099 domain-containing protein, which yields MRKLAKPEVFRITGARQGLAEDVRGRQRRYVISMLVRTLSVVLAAALWNVERHVAVVALVLGVLLPYIAVVIANAGRETTPSLPSTYVSAPVRPMIEPLEEEPGTARTDQPDREKAETQY from the coding sequence ATGCGGAAGCTGGCCAAACCGGAGGTCTTCCGGATCACCGGAGCCCGTCAGGGGCTGGCCGAGGACGTACGCGGACGACAGCGCCGCTATGTGATCTCGATGCTGGTCCGGACCCTGTCCGTGGTGCTCGCCGCCGCACTGTGGAACGTGGAGCGCCATGTGGCGGTCGTCGCCCTGGTGCTCGGGGTGCTGCTCCCCTATATCGCGGTGGTCATCGCCAACGCGGGCCGGGAGACGACTCCTTCACTGCCGTCGACGTATGTGTCGGCACCGGTCCGGCCGATGATCGAGCCCTTGGAGGAGGAGCCGGGGACGGCCCGGACGGATCAGCCGGACCGCGAAAAAGCCGAGACGCAATACTGA
- a CDS encoding VIT1/CCC1 transporter family protein codes for MTHASDAAHGAALGARLNWLRAAVLGANDGIVSTAGLVVGVAGATDDRFALLTAGLSGLLAGSLSMAAGEYVSVSTQRDTERAALALEKRELREQPDAELDELTDLLTGRGLSRDVAREAAVQLSERDALRAHARVELGIDPDALAEPWHAAGASFLAFTAGALLPLLAIVLPPAPARLAVTVGSVLLALACTGWWSSRLGAAPAGRAVARTVGGGAVAMGVTYAAGSLLGNVGV; via the coding sequence GTGACCCATGCGTCCGACGCAGCCCATGGCGCCGCCCTCGGCGCCCGGCTCAACTGGCTCCGCGCGGCCGTCCTCGGCGCCAACGACGGCATCGTCTCCACGGCGGGCCTGGTCGTCGGCGTCGCCGGGGCAACCGACGACCGCTTCGCCCTGCTCACCGCCGGGCTGAGCGGACTGCTCGCGGGCTCCCTGTCCATGGCGGCCGGTGAGTATGTCTCCGTCTCCACCCAGCGCGACACGGAACGGGCGGCGCTCGCCCTGGAGAAGCGGGAACTGCGGGAGCAGCCCGACGCCGAACTCGACGAGCTGACCGACCTACTGACCGGACGGGGGCTCAGCCGGGACGTCGCCCGGGAGGCCGCCGTCCAGCTCAGCGAGCGGGACGCCCTGCGCGCCCATGCCCGGGTCGAGCTGGGGATCGACCCCGACGCCCTCGCCGAGCCCTGGCACGCGGCGGGCGCCAGCTTCCTCGCCTTCACGGCGGGCGCGCTGCTGCCGCTGCTGGCGATCGTGCTGCCGCCCGCCCCGGCCCGGCTCGCGGTCACCGTCGGATCGGTGCTGCTCGCCCTCGCCTGCACCGGCTGGTGGAGCTCCCGGCTGGGAGCGGCGCCCGCCGGGCGGGCCGTGGCCCGCACCGTGGGCGGGGGAGCGGTGGCGATGGGGGTGACCTACGCGGCGGGCTCCCTCCTCGGCAACGTCGGGGTCTAG
- the tyrS gene encoding tyrosine--tRNA ligase — MTDIVDELQWRGLIAQSTDEDALRKAFADGPVTFYCGFDPTAPSLHLGNLVQILTMRRIQLAGNRPLGLVGGATGLIGDPKPNAERTLNAPETVAEWVGRLRAQIERFLDFEGPYAARMVNNLDWTSGLSAIDFLRDVGKYFRVNKMIAKEAVARRLNSDAGISYTEFSYQILQGMDYLELYRRHGCTLQTGGSDQWGNLTAGTDLIHRVEPEAGVHALATPLITKADGTKFGKTESGTVWLDAERTSPYAFYQFWLNADDRDVAKFLRIFSFRSRAEIEELERQTEERPQARAAQRALAQELTTLVHGAEQCAAAEYAAKALFGQGELGELDEPTLRAALGELPRASVEELAPVVDLFAEAGLAASKSAARRTVKEGGAYVNNVKVTTEDAVPSPGDLLHGRWLVLRRGKKNLAAIEVTGAAGTTGG; from the coding sequence GTGACGGACATCGTCGATGAGTTGCAGTGGCGCGGGCTGATCGCCCAGTCCACTGACGAGGACGCACTGCGCAAGGCGTTCGCGGACGGTCCGGTCACCTTCTATTGCGGCTTCGACCCGACCGCGCCCAGTCTGCATCTCGGCAATCTGGTGCAGATCCTCACCATGCGCCGGATTCAGCTCGCGGGCAACCGTCCGCTGGGCCTCGTCGGCGGGGCGACCGGCCTGATCGGCGACCCCAAGCCGAACGCCGAGCGCACCCTGAACGCGCCGGAGACGGTCGCGGAGTGGGTGGGCCGGCTGCGGGCGCAGATCGAGCGGTTCCTCGACTTCGAGGGCCCGTACGCGGCGCGGATGGTCAACAACCTGGACTGGACCTCCGGTCTCTCGGCGATCGACTTCCTCCGGGACGTCGGCAAGTACTTCCGGGTCAACAAGATGATCGCGAAGGAGGCGGTCGCCCGGCGGCTGAACTCGGACGCGGGCATCAGCTACACCGAGTTCAGCTACCAGATCCTCCAGGGCATGGACTACCTGGAGCTGTACCGGCGCCATGGCTGCACCCTCCAGACCGGCGGCAGCGACCAGTGGGGCAATCTCACCGCGGGCACCGATCTGATCCACCGGGTCGAGCCGGAGGCCGGGGTGCACGCGCTGGCGACGCCGCTGATCACCAAGGCGGACGGCACCAAGTTCGGCAAGACCGAGTCGGGCACGGTGTGGCTGGACGCCGAGCGGACCTCGCCGTACGCGTTCTACCAGTTCTGGCTGAACGCGGACGACCGGGATGTCGCGAAGTTCCTGCGGATCTTCAGCTTCCGGTCCCGCGCGGAGATCGAGGAGCTGGAGCGGCAGACCGAGGAGCGTCCGCAGGCGCGGGCCGCCCAGCGGGCGCTGGCCCAGGAGCTGACCACGCTGGTGCACGGCGCCGAGCAGTGCGCGGCGGCGGAGTACGCCGCGAAGGCGCTGTTCGGGCAGGGCGAGCTGGGCGAGCTGGACGAGCCCACGCTGCGGGCGGCGCTCGGTGAGCTGCCGCGGGCCTCGGTCGAGGAGCTGGCCCCGGTGGTGGACCTCTTCGCCGAGGCGGGTCTCGCGGCGAGCAAGTCCGCGGCCCGCCGCACGGTGAAGGAGGGCGGCGCCTACGTGAACAACGTCAAGGTCACCACAGAGGACGCGGTCCCCTCCCCCGGTGATCTGCTGCACGGGCGCTGGCTGGTGCTGCGCCGCGGCAAGAAGAACCTGGCCGCGATCGAGGTCACGGGCGCCGCGGGCACCACGGGAGGCTGA
- a CDS encoding lysoplasmalogenase, producing MTAAPDTGTGTRAPWRIALPRDTPSRALLAAFGLALLADLGSLAAGSGTGHLLFKPLLMPLLVAYTVVRGGPRLLVAALLFGWGGDLFLLSEAEWAFLVGMGSFALGHLCYLTLFGRCRTPRPSSPLYALALGTAVVLLWPDLPADLRIPVAGYALLLTAMAWRSCGVGRLAAVGGGLFLVSDLIIATEVADWSQPPVPDVWIMLLYGVGQLLLTLGVLARADTAAGAARTG from the coding sequence ATGACCGCCGCACCCGACACCGGCACCGGCACCCGCGCCCCCTGGCGGATCGCCCTCCCCCGGGACACCCCGAGCCGGGCGCTGCTCGCCGCCTTCGGCCTCGCCCTCCTCGCCGACCTCGGATCGCTCGCCGCGGGCTCCGGGACGGGCCATCTGCTCTTCAAGCCGCTGCTGATGCCGCTGCTCGTGGCTTACACGGTGGTCAGGGGCGGGCCCCGGCTGCTGGTCGCCGCGCTGCTCTTCGGCTGGGGCGGCGATCTCTTCCTGCTCTCGGAGGCCGAGTGGGCCTTCCTGGTCGGCATGGGCTCGTTCGCCCTGGGGCACCTCTGCTACCTGACGCTGTTCGGGCGCTGCCGCACGCCCCGGCCGTCCTCCCCGCTGTACGCGCTCGCCCTCGGCACGGCCGTGGTGCTGCTCTGGCCCGACCTCCCCGCGGACCTCCGTATCCCGGTGGCCGGATATGCATTGCTCCTCACCGCCATGGCATGGCGCTCCTGCGGTGTCGGACGACTGGCGGCGGTGGGCGGGGGGCTGTTTCTGGTCTCGGACCTGATCATCGCCACCGAGGTGGCCGACTGGTCGCAGCCGCCGGTCCCGGATGTCTGGATCATGCTGCTGTACGGGGTGGGCCAACTGCTGCTCACCCTCGGGGTGCTGGCCCGCGCCGACACCGCCGCGGGGGCCGCCCGTACCGGGTGA
- a CDS encoding TldD/PmbA family protein encodes MSRSSKPHEIVERALGLSSADGCVVIADEHSSANLRWAGNALTTNGVTRGRTLTVIATVDGAEGTASGVVSRSGVTSDELETLVRAAEHAARTSHPAEDAQPLVAGRAADPGFTEGPAETSSSVFAEFAPALGEAFARARSGGRELYGFANHEMTSTYLGTSTGLRLRHDQPNGTLELNAKSPDMSRSAWTGRTTRDFRDVDPGALDTELAQRLAWAKRRVELPAGRYETLLPPTAVADLLIYQLWSSTARDAAEGRTVFSRPGGGTRVGETLSPLPLTLRSDPHEPGLESAPFVIAHSSGDSASVFDNGLPLPRTDWVRDGKLEHLVTTRHSAGLTGLPVAPGTGNLILDGGDGRSLAEMVAATERGLLLTCLWYIREVDPATLLLTGLTRDGVYLVENGEVTGAVNNFRFNESPVDLLSRAAEAGRTERTLPREWGDWFTRAAMPALRVPDFNMSSISQGV; translated from the coding sequence ATGAGCCGCAGCAGCAAGCCCCACGAGATCGTCGAGCGCGCGCTCGGGCTCTCGTCGGCCGACGGCTGTGTCGTCATCGCCGACGAGCACTCCTCCGCCAACCTCCGCTGGGCGGGCAACGCGCTGACCACCAACGGGGTGACCCGGGGGCGCACCCTCACGGTCATCGCGACGGTCGACGGGGCCGAGGGCACGGCCTCGGGTGTGGTGTCCCGTTCGGGGGTGACGTCCGACGAGCTGGAGACGCTGGTACGGGCCGCCGAGCACGCGGCGCGGACCTCGCACCCGGCGGAGGACGCCCAGCCGCTGGTGGCCGGGCGGGCGGCCGACCCCGGTTTCACCGAGGGCCCGGCGGAGACCTCGTCGTCGGTCTTCGCGGAGTTCGCCCCGGCGCTGGGCGAGGCGTTCGCCCGGGCCCGGTCCGGGGGGCGGGAGCTGTACGGCTTCGCCAACCACGAGATGACCTCCACCTATCTCGGCACCTCCACGGGGCTGCGGCTGCGGCACGACCAGCCGAACGGGACGCTGGAGCTGAACGCCAAATCGCCGGACATGTCGCGTTCGGCCTGGACCGGGCGGACCACCCGGGACTTCCGGGACGTGGACCCCGGGGCCCTGGACACGGAGCTGGCGCAGCGGCTGGCCTGGGCGAAGCGGCGGGTGGAGCTGCCCGCGGGGCGCTATGAGACGCTGCTGCCGCCGACCGCCGTGGCCGATCTGCTGATCTACCAGCTCTGGTCGTCGACGGCGCGGGACGCGGCCGAGGGCCGTACGGTCTTCTCCCGCCCCGGCGGCGGCACCCGGGTCGGCGAGACGCTCTCCCCGCTGCCGCTGACGCTCCGCAGCGATCCGCACGAGCCCGGTCTGGAGTCCGCGCCCTTCGTGATCGCGCACTCCTCGGGCGACTCCGCCTCCGTCTTCGACAACGGTCTGCCGCTGCCGCGGACGGACTGGGTCCGGGACGGGAAGCTGGAGCACCTGGTGACCACGCGGCACAGCGCGGGTCTGACCGGGCTGCCAGTGGCCCCCGGGACGGGGAATCTGATCCTGGACGGCGGGGACGGGCGCTCCCTGGCGGAGATGGTCGCGGCGACGGAGCGCGGGCTGCTGCTGACCTGCCTCTGGTACATCCGGGAGGTCGACCCGGCGACCCTGCTGCTGACGGGGCTGACCAGGGACGGTGTCTATCTGGTGGAGAACGGGGAGGTGACGGGGGCGGTGAACAACTTCCGCTTCAACGAGTCACCGGTGGATCTGCTCTCCCGGGCCGCGGAGGCGGGCCGTACCGAGCGGACCCTGCCCCGGGAGTGGGGCGACTGGTTCACCCGGGCCGCGATGCCCGCGCTGCGGGTGCCCGATTTCAATATGAGTTCGATCAGCCAGGGCGTATAA
- a CDS encoding DUF485 domain-containing protein — MASEAPPPPLREADTHRAHPTTEEFMAVQQSAEFGELRRAYRSFAFPLTVAFIAWYLLYVLLSNYAGAFMGTQVAGNINVALVLGLAQFATTFLIAWFYSRHAAVELDPKGEAIKARMEANQ; from the coding sequence GTGGCTTCCGAAGCACCGCCGCCGCCCCTGAGGGAGGCGGACACCCATCGCGCGCACCCCACGACCGAAGAGTTCATGGCGGTGCAGCAGAGCGCGGAGTTCGGCGAACTGCGCCGCGCCTACCGATCCTTCGCGTTCCCGCTGACCGTCGCGTTCATCGCCTGGTACCTGCTGTACGTCCTGCTCTCGAACTACGCCGGCGCGTTCATGGGGACCCAGGTCGCCGGCAACATCAACGTGGCCCTCGTCCTCGGTCTCGCACAGTTCGCCACGACCTTCCTCATCGCCTGGTTCTACTCACGGCACGCGGCGGTCGAGCTCGACCCCAAGGGTGAGGCCATCAAGGCCCGGATGGAGGCGAACCAGTGA
- a CDS encoding sterol desaturase family protein, whose translation MPNPPDVVLWSIPAFALLTLVEWTVSRLRPDDRAAGYEAKDAATSIAMGVGSLGFDLLWKIPVVASCTAVHQLTPARVPFLWWTVVPMLLAQDFLYYWYHRSHHVVRLLWASHVVHHSSRRFNLTTALRQPWTGVTSGFFYLPMVALGVHPAAVAFCVSVNLVYQFWVHTERIGRLPRPVEYLLNTPSHHRVHHASQGGYLDRNFGGVLIVWDRLFGTFAAEAERPVFGLTKNIDTYNPLRVATHEYLAIARDLRAADNWRECAGHLFRGPGRQPRATPLTERSAAPQPQPQPQPPPPDSAPPPRALPVPTTETGHSI comes from the coding sequence ATGCCGAATCCCCCCGATGTCGTGCTGTGGTCGATACCTGCTTTCGCCCTGCTCACCCTGGTGGAGTGGACCGTCTCCCGGCTCCGTCCCGACGACCGCGCCGCGGGCTACGAGGCCAAGGACGCGGCCACGAGCATCGCGATGGGCGTCGGCAGCCTCGGCTTCGACCTGCTGTGGAAGATCCCCGTCGTCGCCTCCTGCACGGCGGTCCATCAGCTCACCCCGGCCCGGGTCCCCTTCCTGTGGTGGACCGTTGTGCCGATGCTGCTCGCGCAGGACTTCCTCTACTACTGGTACCACCGCTCCCACCACGTCGTACGGCTCCTCTGGGCCTCCCACGTGGTCCACCACTCCAGCCGGAGGTTCAACCTCACCACCGCGCTGCGCCAGCCCTGGACCGGTGTCACCTCCGGGTTCTTCTATCTGCCGATGGTCGCCCTCGGGGTCCACCCGGCGGCCGTGGCCTTCTGTGTGTCCGTCAACCTCGTCTACCAGTTCTGGGTGCACACCGAACGGATCGGCAGGCTGCCGCGCCCCGTCGAGTACCTGCTGAACACCCCCTCCCACCACCGGGTCCACCACGCCTCCCAGGGCGGCTACCTGGACCGCAACTTCGGCGGTGTCCTCATCGTCTGGGACCGGCTCTTCGGCACCTTCGCGGCCGAGGCCGAGCGGCCCGTCTTCGGCCTCACCAAGAACATCGACACCTACAACCCGCTGCGGGTCGCCACCCATGAGTACCTGGCCATCGCCCGCGATCTGCGGGCCGCGGACAACTGGCGCGAGTGCGCGGGACATCTGTTCCGGGGCCCCGGACGGCAGCCGCGCGCCACCCCCCTGACGGAACGTTCCGCCGCGCCGCAGCCGCAGCCGCAGCCGCAGCCGCCGCCCCCGGACTCCGCACCCCCGCCGCGTGCCCTCCCCGTCCCCACCACGGAAACAGGACATTCCATATGA